One Gloeothece verrucosa PCC 7822 DNA window includes the following coding sequences:
- a CDS encoding phytochelatin synthase family protein — MRLHRRSKLIFCTLPGIIVALGLTVEKLLGQTLPLAPNLINFNSTEGEKLLLQSKARQDYFPLSIHFLTQENPAWCGVASIVMVLNALGISAPEDPVHKPYHAFTQTNLFDNPKTSQIITAEQVSRQGMTLQQLGQLLESYSLKVKVYYGSEVSLEQFRQLVMKNLEQPNNYVIVNYLRSTLHQERGGHISPIAAYNKETDRFLILDVARYKYPPVWVSASELWQAIRTLDQASNKSRGFVLVNSP; from the coding sequence ATGAGGTTACACCGACGATCAAAACTTATCTTCTGTACCTTGCCAGGAATTATCGTAGCACTAGGTTTAACCGTTGAGAAACTCTTAGGACAAACCTTACCTCTTGCTCCTAACCTGATTAATTTTAACTCCACTGAAGGCGAAAAGTTACTACTCCAAAGCAAGGCCAGACAAGACTATTTTCCCCTCAGTATTCATTTTTTAACTCAGGAAAACCCGGCGTGGTGTGGTGTGGCGAGTATAGTTATGGTGCTGAATGCCCTTGGTATTTCTGCCCCAGAAGACCCCGTCCATAAACCTTATCATGCCTTTACTCAGACGAATCTTTTTGATAACCCGAAAACCTCACAAATTATCACAGCCGAACAGGTGTCACGACAAGGAATGACGCTACAACAGTTAGGCCAACTTCTAGAAAGTTATTCTCTCAAGGTTAAAGTCTATTATGGCAGTGAGGTAAGCTTAGAGCAGTTTCGTCAATTAGTGATGAAAAATTTAGAACAACCCAATAACTATGTCATCGTCAATTATTTGCGCTCTACCCTTCATCAGGAAAGAGGCGGTCATATTTCTCCTATTGCTGCCTATAATAAAGAAACTGATCGTTTTCTGATTTTAGATGTGGCTCGTTATAAATACCCGCCGGTTTGGGTAAGCGCCTCCGAACTTTGGCAAGCCATTAGAACTTTAGATCAAGCTTCTAATAAAAGCCGAGGGTTTGTGTTAGTAAATTCTCCTTGA
- a CDS encoding TldD/PmbA family protein, producing MSNLITESKNLVTDLIKRYRDHADLITIRLEQSQGSSILLRGDKVETLSEGIAIGGQVRVCHRGGWGFASFNQLSTLAQRIEEAIGAAKMIGDEETLLAPVEPVEIVCQLPLIGRDPRQVSLAEKKALCDRYNDLLKSYSDKITTTTVRYGDSAQHILIATSEGTLIEQSWNDLEMRFSATARNGETVQTGRETTGSRRGYEDLTNLEEQVRGAAQRAVEALVLPPVKGNTYRVVIDPILTGLFVHEAFGHLSEADMLYENPDLLEVMSMGKRFGPEELQIFDGAAPEGHRGSYYYDDEGTPATTTQLIKDGVLVGRLHSRETAGKLGEQPTGNARCLNYHFAPIVRMTNTWIERGKTPVEDLFDDIKEGVYARNWLGGMTNGEMFTFSAGEAWMIRNGKIAEPVRDVTLSGNVFKTLANIEAIGDDFYWDESGGCGKGGQSGLAVGAAGPSLRIRDVVVGGEAAE from the coding sequence ATGTCTAATCTCATCACCGAAAGTAAAAATCTCGTCACTGACTTAATTAAGCGCTACCGCGATCACGCAGATTTGATTACCATTCGTCTTGAACAGTCCCAAGGAAGCAGTATACTTTTACGAGGGGATAAGGTAGAAACCCTCAGCGAAGGGATCGCTATTGGTGGACAAGTGAGAGTCTGTCATCGAGGGGGGTGGGGGTTTGCTAGTTTTAATCAGTTATCGACCTTAGCTCAACGCATAGAAGAAGCTATAGGAGCGGCTAAAATGATCGGGGATGAAGAAACGCTATTAGCCCCGGTTGAGCCGGTAGAGATCGTTTGTCAATTGCCGTTAATAGGGAGAGATCCCCGTCAGGTTTCCCTCGCCGAGAAAAAAGCCCTCTGTGATCGCTATAACGACCTCCTCAAAAGCTACAGCGATAAAATCACCACTACTACGGTGCGATACGGAGACAGTGCCCAACATATCCTGATCGCTACTTCAGAAGGAACTTTAATAGAACAGTCTTGGAATGATTTAGAAATGCGTTTTTCGGCTACCGCCCGGAACGGTGAAACGGTGCAAACGGGTCGAGAAACGACGGGATCTCGTCGCGGATATGAAGATTTAACCAATCTCGAGGAACAGGTACGGGGGGCAGCACAACGGGCAGTAGAGGCGCTTGTTTTGCCGCCAGTCAAAGGAAATACTTATCGCGTTGTGATTGATCCTATTTTGACGGGTTTGTTTGTGCATGAAGCCTTTGGGCATCTTTCGGAAGCGGATATGCTCTATGAAAACCCTGATCTCTTAGAAGTGATGAGTATGGGAAAACGTTTTGGCCCAGAAGAATTGCAGATTTTTGATGGGGCTGCACCCGAAGGTCATCGAGGCAGTTACTATTATGATGATGAAGGCACCCCCGCTACTACGACTCAGTTAATTAAAGATGGGGTTTTAGTGGGGCGCTTGCATTCCCGAGAAACGGCCGGCAAGTTAGGAGAACAACCCACAGGCAATGCTCGTTGTCTGAATTATCATTTTGCGCCCATTGTTCGCATGACTAATACTTGGATCGAGCGAGGGAAAACCCCGGTTGAGGATTTGTTTGATGATATTAAAGAGGGGGTTTATGCTCGCAATTGGTTAGGGGGGATGACGAATGGTGAAATGTTTACCTTTAGCGCTGGCGAAGCTTGGATGATTCGCAATGGTAAGATTGCTGAACCGGTGCGAGATGTTACCCTCTCGGGCAATGTGTTTAAAACTTTAGCCAATATTGAGGCCATTGGCGATGATTTTTACTGGGATGAGTCGGGAGGATGCGGCAAAGGTGGACAAAGTGGGTTAGCAGTAGGAGCCGCCGGTCCGAGTTTAAGAATTCGAGATGTGGTGGTTGGCGGGGAAGCGGCTGAGTAG
- the era gene encoding GTPase Era, whose product MNHDDTNLQPPISYSIPIAPEGFKSGFVAIIGRPNVGKSTLMNQLVGQKVAITSPVAQTTRNRLQGILTTDQAQIIFVDTPGIHKPHHELGKVLVKNAQIAINAVDLVLLVVDSSIEAGGGDRYIIELVEDTRTPVILGLNKSDQQPANYEPLDESYTRLSQLHHWPMVKFSALQGTGTEQLQNLLIEHLEPGPYYYPPDLVTDQPERFIMGELIREQILLLTRQEVPHSVAVVVENVEETPKLTRVFAAINVERNSQKGIIIGKNGSMLKAIGSAAREAIQKLIDGEVYLNLFVKVEPKWRQSRQLLAEFGYRVEES is encoded by the coding sequence ATGAATCATGATGACACCAACTTACAACCCCCCATTTCCTATAGTATCCCCATTGCCCCAGAAGGCTTTAAGTCGGGTTTTGTGGCCATTATTGGTCGTCCTAATGTGGGTAAGTCAACATTAATGAATCAATTAGTCGGACAAAAAGTTGCCATTACCTCTCCGGTGGCGCAAACCACCCGTAACCGTTTACAGGGTATTCTGACTACTGATCAAGCTCAAATTATTTTCGTTGATACCCCAGGAATTCACAAGCCGCATCATGAACTCGGCAAAGTCTTGGTGAAAAACGCTCAAATTGCGATTAATGCCGTAGATTTAGTTTTATTGGTAGTGGATAGTTCCATCGAAGCCGGCGGCGGGGATCGCTATATCATCGAATTGGTAGAAGATACGCGAACTCCGGTCATTTTAGGCTTAAATAAGTCAGATCAGCAACCGGCTAATTATGAACCGCTTGACGAGAGTTATACTCGCTTGTCCCAACTCCACCATTGGCCGATGGTTAAATTTTCAGCCCTTCAAGGGACTGGAACCGAACAGTTACAAAACTTATTAATTGAGCATTTAGAACCGGGGCCTTATTATTACCCTCCGGATTTAGTTACTGATCAGCCTGAACGGTTTATTATGGGAGAGTTAATCCGAGAGCAAATTCTTTTATTGACTCGCCAAGAAGTTCCTCACTCAGTAGCGGTGGTGGTGGAAAATGTTGAAGAAACCCCGAAACTGACTCGCGTTTTCGCGGCAATTAATGTGGAGCGCAATTCTCAAAAAGGGATTATTATCGGAAAAAATGGCAGTATGCTTAAGGCGATCGGATCAGCCGCTCGTGAAGCCATTCAAAAGTTAATTGATGGAGAGGTTTATCTCAATCTATTTGTGAAAGTTGAACCAAAATGGCGGCAATCTCGTCAACTTTTAGCTGAGTTTGGCTATCGGGTAGAAGAAAGTTGA
- a CDS encoding ABC transporter ATP-binding protein, with protein sequence MVNRRLKKLWGYLLPHWRMVLAGVVALLIVNALGVYIPLLIRDSIDDLQKAFNFGKVWYYVVLILVLSSLMWVSRMLSRIWLFGIGRQIEFDLKQKIFQHLLLLEPSYFATHTSGDLINRATSDVENIRRLVGFAVLSIINTIFAYVLTLPAMFAINIPLSLMAIGVYPLMLITVQLFSKQLRDQQQEVQEKLSDLSELIQEDVSGMALIKIYAQEENERLAFKFKNYRLLNANLKLARTRTLLFPLVEGLSTVGLLILLIFGPKMISSGAITIGDFLALIILVERLVFPTALLGFTISAYQRGEVSIDRVDAIFQVTPNIKDHPNSIVLPREEVKGKITAKNLSYTYAGSATPALKNVNFTIYPGETVAIVGPIGSGKSTLANAIPRLLDIQEGQLFLDGYDITQLRLEDLRGAIAYVPQDSFLFSSTVRNNIRYGDPFKEQPEVEYVAKQVQIHPEILNFPQQYDTLVGERGITLSGGQRQRTALARALLVDAPVLILDDALSSVDNQTATLILNYLSSERGKTVIFISHQLSAAATTDRIFVMDRGQILQMGTHAELIDQPGLYQSLWKQHQLEEILS encoded by the coding sequence ATGGTCAACCGACGACTCAAAAAATTATGGGGTTATCTGCTTCCTCACTGGCGAATGGTTTTAGCTGGTGTGGTCGCTTTATTAATTGTCAACGCCTTGGGTGTATATATTCCCCTCTTGATCCGGGATAGCATAGACGACTTACAAAAAGCCTTTAATTTTGGTAAAGTTTGGTACTACGTCGTCTTAATTTTGGTTCTTTCCTCGTTGATGTGGGTTAGCCGTATGTTATCCCGGATCTGGCTGTTTGGCATAGGTCGTCAAATAGAATTTGACCTGAAACAAAAAATTTTTCAACATTTATTGCTCCTTGAACCATCTTACTTTGCTACTCACACATCAGGGGATTTAATTAACCGCGCTACCAGTGATGTCGAGAATATTCGCCGTCTGGTGGGTTTTGCTGTATTAAGTATCATTAATACTATTTTTGCCTATGTTTTGACTTTACCGGCCATGTTCGCCATTAATATTCCTTTAAGTTTAATGGCGATCGGGGTTTATCCTCTGATGTTAATTACGGTACAGCTATTTAGTAAGCAGCTACGAGATCAACAGCAAGAGGTACAAGAAAAACTCTCTGATCTCAGTGAGTTGATCCAAGAAGATGTGAGCGGCATGGCTTTAATTAAAATTTATGCTCAAGAGGAAAATGAGCGCCTTGCTTTTAAATTTAAAAACTATCGTTTATTAAACGCTAATCTTAAATTAGCCCGAACTCGAACTCTTTTGTTTCCCCTGGTAGAAGGATTATCTACTGTGGGGTTGTTAATTTTGTTAATATTTGGCCCCAAAATGATCTCGTCGGGAGCAATTACTATCGGGGATTTTTTGGCTTTAATTATTTTAGTCGAGCGTCTGGTTTTTCCCACAGCTTTGTTAGGATTTACCATTAGTGCTTATCAACGGGGAGAAGTGAGTATTGATCGGGTTGATGCGATTTTTCAAGTTACTCCCAACATTAAAGACCATCCTAACAGTATTGTTCTGCCTCGAGAAGAAGTCAAAGGAAAAATCACGGCGAAAAATCTATCCTATACTTATGCCGGAAGTGCTACACCGGCGCTGAAAAATGTCAATTTTACCATTTATCCTGGAGAAACTGTAGCCATTGTGGGGCCTATAGGTTCTGGAAAGTCAACTCTAGCTAATGCCATTCCTCGTTTATTAGATATTCAAGAGGGACAATTATTTTTAGATGGTTATGATATTACTCAACTGCGTTTAGAGGACCTTCGAGGGGCCATCGCCTATGTTCCTCAAGATAGTTTTCTTTTTAGTAGTACGGTAAGAAATAATATCCGTTATGGCGATCCCTTCAAAGAACAACCCGAGGTAGAATATGTGGCTAAACAAGTCCAAATTCATCCGGAGATTCTCAATTTTCCTCAGCAATATGATACCTTAGTGGGAGAAAGAGGAATTACTTTATCGGGTGGTCAGCGTCAACGTACTGCTTTAGCTAGGGCTTTATTGGTGGATGCTCCGGTGTTAATTTTAGATGATGCTTTAAGTAGTGTAGATAATCAAACGGCTACTTTAATTTTAAATTATTTGTCCTCAGAACGCGGTAAGACAGTGATTTTTATTTCTCATCAATTATCGGCTGCCGCAACCACTGATCGAATTTTCGTGATGGATAGAGGACAAATTTTACAAATGGGTACTCATGCTGAATTGATTGATCAGCCCGGATTATATCAAAGTTTGTGGAAACAACATCAGTTAGAAGAAATTCTCAGTTAA
- a CDS encoding photosystem I reaction center subunit VIII codes for MTGTYAASYLPWILIPVITWLFPAVVMGLLFFYIESDA; via the coding sequence ATGACAGGTACTTATGCCGCGTCTTATTTACCTTGGATTTTAATTCCCGTCATCACCTGGTTATTCCCGGCGGTGGTTATGGGGCTATTGTTTTTCTACATTGAAAGTGATGCCTAA
- a CDS encoding photosystem I reaction center protein subunit XI, producing the protein MAEYPQVVQPYNDNPFEGHLATPISASGFTKAFIGNLPAYRRGLSPILRGLEIGMAHGYWIIGPWVVLGPLRDSEFANLGGLISGLALILIATACLASYGLVSFQNEAKEGETRLLPPSNPFHTAESWSQFTAGFFLGGMGGAFVAYFLLENLGVVDGIMRGLFNN; encoded by the coding sequence ATGGCTGAATACCCACAGGTTGTTCAACCTTATAATGACAATCCTTTCGAAGGACACCTAGCAACTCCTATTTCCGCCTCTGGCTTTACCAAAGCCTTTATTGGTAATCTACCCGCCTATCGTCGTGGGTTGTCTCCCATTCTGCGAGGCTTAGAAATTGGGATGGCTCATGGTTACTGGATCATTGGTCCTTGGGTAGTCCTTGGCCCTTTACGGGACTCAGAATTTGCAAATCTAGGAGGTTTAATCTCTGGTTTAGCACTGATTCTGATTGCAACTGCTTGTCTAGCTAGTTATGGTTTAGTCTCTTTCCAAAACGAAGCTAAAGAAGGTGAAACTCGCCTGTTACCTCCAAGCAACCCCTTCCACACGGCCGAAAGCTGGAGTCAGTTTACCGCCGGTTTCTTTCTTGGAGGAATGGGAGGCGCTTTTGTGGCTTACTTCCTTCTAGAAAATTTGGGTGTTGTTGATGGTATTATGCGTGGACTCTTTAATAATTAG
- the ruvA gene encoding Holliday junction branch migration protein RuvA translates to MINYLKGKTIQIHKTATNRLQLILEVNQIGYEIQIPSRLARKLTLDDDQTIQIFTHLQIREDQQILYGFATSEERDLFRQLISVSGVGAQSAIALIDTLGLEELVRAIMSNNGRTLAKSPGIGPKTAERILLELKTKVSQWQPQGLKTSVSAGLPRKEILEEVEMTLLALGYSDEEITGAISAISQDNQLLKNSNIEEWLKSAITLLSQ, encoded by the coding sequence ATGATTAATTATCTAAAAGGCAAAACCATCCAAATCCACAAAACTGCAACTAACCGCCTTCAATTGATCTTGGAAGTCAATCAAATTGGCTATGAGATTCAAATACCCTCTCGTCTTGCCCGAAAATTAACCCTAGACGACGATCAAACCATTCAAATATTCACTCATCTACAAATTCGGGAAGATCAACAGATTTTATATGGATTTGCCACTAGCGAAGAAAGAGACTTATTTCGCCAGTTAATTAGTGTGAGTGGAGTAGGGGCGCAATCAGCGATCGCTCTTATTGATACCCTAGGATTAGAAGAATTAGTGCGAGCCATCATGAGTAATAATGGGCGGACTTTGGCGAAAAGCCCAGGAATTGGCCCAAAGACGGCTGAACGGATTCTTCTAGAGTTAAAAACAAAAGTATCCCAATGGCAGCCACAGGGCTTAAAGACTTCTGTTAGCGCCGGTCTTCCCCGCAAAGAAATTTTAGAAGAAGTAGAGATGACCCTTTTAGCATTGGGTTATAGCGATGAAGAAATTACAGGAGCGATTTCTGCCATCAGTCAAGATAACCAACTGCTGAAAAATTCCAACATAGAAGAATGGCTCAAAAGTGCGATCACACTGCTGAGTCAGTAA